The Megalobrama amblycephala isolate DHTTF-2021 unplaced genomic scaffold, ASM1881202v1 scaffold498, whole genome shotgun sequence genome includes a window with the following:
- the LOC125261829 gene encoding uncharacterized protein LOC125261829 produces the protein MEDIAERGRGRGRGRLRIRGGGRVRGRGRAGRGVHGQRRQTLSNEIKATLVDHVINHGLTMREAGQRVQPNLSRFTVASVIRTFRLENRTERRHHGGGRGQMFTGVQEAAIVNLVLENNEIRLREIQSHIIQDNTLFNNIQRVSLSTLARILKRNQIRMKQLYKVPFERNSQRNKEFRRAYVDGVLEMDAHAIPHEFIFIDEAGFNLAKTRRRGRNLIGHRAIIDVPGQRGGNITMCAAISNMHGVLHRHAKLGPYNTAHILTFLDRLHNILIPPERMNDADHQRNRYVVVWDNVSFHRAAPVQNWFADHPTFLVQYLPPYSPFLNPIEEFFSAWRWKVYDRQPFVRMPLVQAMEEACDEIDVRAIQGWIRHSRRFFPRCLAREDIACDVDEALWPDPAVRQDAA, from the exons ATGGAAGACATTgcagagagaggaagaggaagaggaagagggagGTTGAGAATAAGAGGGGGAGGAAGAGTGAGAGGTAGGGGTAGAGCAGGTAGAGGAGTTCATGGCCAAAGAAgacaaacactttcaaatgaaatcaaaGCAACCTTAGTAGATCATGTCATCAACCATGGGTTGACAATGCGTGAGGCTGGACAGAGAGTGCAGCCAAACTTGAGCCGTTTTACTGTCGCCTCTGTCATCCGGACCTTTAGACTGGAGAACAG gACTGAGAGACGACACCATGGTGGAGGAAGGGGCCAAATGTTCACCGGGGTACAGGAAGCTGCCATTGTAAACTTGGTTTTGGAAAATAATGAAATCAGATTACGAGAAATTCAAAGCCACATCATCCAAGACAACACCTTATTCAACAACATTCAACGAGTTAGTCTGTCCACATTGGCTCGCATTCTCAAGCGAAACCAAATCAGAATGAAACAACTTTATAAGGTGCCGTTTGAGAGAAACTCTCAAAGAAACAAAGAGTTCAGACGAGCATATGTGGAT GGAGTACTGGAAATGGATGCTCATGCAATCCCACATGAGTTCATCTTTATAGATGAGGCTGGGTTCAACCTAGCAAAGACCAGAAGAAGAGGGAGAAACCTCATTGGCCACAGAGCCATTATAGATGTTCCTGGCCAACGTGGTGGGAACATCACAATGTGCGCTGCCATCTCCAATATGCATGGTGTCCTCCACCGTCATGCCAAACTTGGACCATACAACACAGCCCATATTCTCACATTTCTGGACAGACTTCACAACATTCTCATACCACCAGAGCGTATGAATGATGCAGACCATCAAAGAAACCGGTACGTTGTAGTATGGGACAACGTGAGCTTTCATCGTGCAGCCCCAGTCCAAAACTGGTTTGCTGACCACCCAACATTTCTCGTGCAATACCTCCCACCATACTCACCATTTCTGAACCCCATAGAAGAATTCTTTTCGGCATGGCGGTGGAAGGTATACGACCGGCAGCCCTTTGTGCGCATGCCTCTTGTGCAGGCCATGGAAGAGGCATGTGATGAGATTGATGTGCGTGCAATTCAGGGATGGATAAGGCACTCAAGGCGCTTCTTCCCTCGATGTCTGGCAAGGGAAGATATTGCCTGTGATGTTGACGAGGCGTTGTGGCCAGACCCGGCTGTGCGGCAAGATGCTGCCTAA